The following is a genomic window from Candidatus Zixiibacteriota bacterium.
GATCAGGGTCAGTCGTTTTCTGCCAGAAAAGGTCAGCGTTAAGACTTGAAAGAGTATCTCCATCGGTCGGCTTACGCAGGCTGAAAGCCCTGGGCGCCTGGGGCACGTAAGTATTTACCCTGAAGACGTCAGTTGACCATCTGCCTGCAGTATTAATATCTTTTGCCAGAACTTTCCAGTAATAAGACTTATCATCTCTCAAGGTAACTGTTCTGGAAGTGTCTTTCAGGTTTGAGATTATAGTAGGATGAGTGAATCCTGAGTTGTCATCATAATAAAAGTCATAAAGAATCGAATCACCCGGGTCAGGGTCAGTAGTAGATCGCCAGAAGAAAGTTATGTTAGAATCAGCTGAAGTAGAGTTGTTGAGCGGTAAGACCAGGGTGAAAGCATTCGGTTGTTGAGGATAATAAACGTGGAAACTCCAATACGGGTCTAAGCTCCAGCTTGTCGCACCATAGCTGTCTTTCGCTTTGACTTTCCAGTAATAGGTGGAATCATCATACAAAATCGGCAAGACCTTGGAAGTATCAGTGGCTAAAGTAGAGTCATACGTTGCGAAAGTGTTGTCCCGAGAATAATAGACTATATAAGAAATCGGGTCTGACGGATCAGGGTCATAAGGCTTGTGCCATCTCAAAGTCGGAGTCAAAACTGATACAGTTCCCGCATTGGATGGAGATATCAGGGTGAATGAAGCAGGGGCAACATTCAAAGCCCGGAAACTTCGATAAGGTTCAGTGCTCCAGGCAGTCAGGTTGAATCTATCGATAACCCTCACTTTCCAATAATAGACGGTATCATTAATCAGCCCGGGTAAAGTATAAGAAGTATCATTAACTGTAGCGGTTGTGGCTGAATCTACATAAACCAGTGAGTCAAGTGACCAGTAAACTCTATATTTCAGCTGATCCCCTGGATCAGGGTCAGTTGCCTTGTGCCAAACCATCTTCGGATGCAGAATTACGGTGTCCTCATCTTCCGGGGTTAACAGGGCAAAAGGATTGGGTGCTTGTGGCACATATATATAAAACCGCCAGGTAGTCTGGGTGCTCCACCTGCCAGCGGTATTGATATCTTTAGCCAGGACTTTCCAGTAATAGGTGCTATCATCGCTGCCGGTGAAAACGTAAGTGGTATCTTTCAGATTCGATATAATGACTGGCTGGGGAAAACCTGATCGGGAATCTATATAAAGGTCATACAAAATAGAATCACCTGGATCAGGGTCCGATGTTTTTCTCCAGATTAAGGTATCTGAAAGCTGCCAGCTGGTATCCCTGTCTGTAGGGGAGACCAAGCTGAAAGTTGCAGGTTGCTGCGGATAATAGACCCGGAAATTCCAGGTGCCGGTACTCCAGGTTGATTTGCCCCATTTGTCCACTGCTCTAACCTTCCAATAATATACAGTATCGTCCTGCAGAGTCGGTAGAATTCGGGAAGTGGTGCTGATACTGGGGATGGAATCAAAAGCACTGAAATCGCTCTTACGGGTATAGTAAAGAATATACTTGACAGTATCCAGAGGGTCAGGGTCAGTTGCTTGCTGCCAGGTGAGGGTTGGGGTCAAGGTAGAAACAGTGGAGCCATTTGCGGGTGAAGAGAGATTAAAAGCCGAGGGGGCAGCATTGACCACAAGGGTTACATTAGTGGTGTGAGTCTGACTTCCTACACCCTGTATAGTCAGTGTATAAGTTCCAGCAGGTGTGGAGCCAGTCGTGTTAACATTCATCGTCGAAGAAGTGGTCGGGGGATTTACCGGGTTCGGTGTAAAGCTTGCACTTGCTCCTGAAGGAAGTCCGGATACGGATAAGGTAAGAGGGTGGGCAAAACCGTATAAATAACCCAAATTCACTGTATAGCTGGTAGAAGCTCCCACATCTATTACCCTGGAGGAAGGAGTTCCTCCTATCGTGAAATCCGGTATCGAAAAGTTGGCATTGCTGGCATCTTTTGGGGAGGCATCTGCTGCATCAGAGACTCTCACCCGGTTATTGGCAGATGGGTTATTCGGGATAGTCCAGGGATATGTCCCAGTATTTCCAGTGCTGGCTATGATGGTCGACCAGGAGGTTCCGGAATTAGTAGATAATTCAAGCTTAACGTTTCCTGAAAATCCGACTGACCTCCAGAGTATATTATGACTCTCGCCCACGTACCAGACCTCGCCCCCGTTCGGAGATAAGACCTGAAGAGCTGCGCCCAGACATCCGGGTGAATATTTAGGCAAAAATGCGTTTGCGGTAGCGGCATCAGTAAATTCCAGTTGATTGGTCGGAGGGACTAAAGTGGTATCGATTATTATTCCAATATCAGATTTCCAGGTAGAACCGGTGGAGAAATATATGGTGCATATAAGGCCATTTCCCGTGGCAAGAGGTGTGCCATACCACACAGCCCATATATTAACCTTGTGATTTACTGTATCCACATAGTTCTCATATCCAGGACTACCGGCATACATAGTGGCTAGGTTACTGGTGAATCTTGTAGACCAGTGAATGGAATCACATTTCACGTCCAGATTGTCCGAATTATAAAAAGATAATGGAATAACAAACCCTCCCAGAGTTGCGTCATTTATAACATAAACTTGGACAGTGATTTGCTGGCTGGGACCTGCGGTTAGCTTCTGCTCGACCCTGACGGTGTCGGGATTACCAGGATCCTGTGAAAAAGCTGCTGGGGCAAAAAAGAGGACCAGCAGAGGGACTAAAAAAACCAAAAACCTCCTTGACATAAAACCTCCATCTTTAAAATTTTAAATCAGACAAAGACTTACAACGAGGAACAAACTGATTTTCTTACTACTTTGACCTTGTATTTTTCAAAAAAGCATAAGGAGACAACTCCTTTTTTAGTATAACCTTTTCTTCATAATTGTCAAGGCAAAAAAGACTTTTTTGAGGTTTTCGTATATATTTTTGTTATTCTGCTTTTAAAGGCACAAGTGATTTTACTTCTTAACTGCAAAGAAGGAGAATGAAAAACGTTTCTCATTTCTCTTGACAAAGGGAGGAGTTGATTTAAATTGATTTCAGGAATAAGTTTGATTTTTGGTTAATCTATTTACATTTTTTTTAGGGAGCAATTATGAAGAAATTTTTCGGACTTTATCTTGTGCTCTTCTTCTGTCTCAGCTTTTATTCATCAACTTATGCAGATAAACCCTTGCAAGCCCGGGTATACTTTAAAGACAAATCGGAGATGAGGAAGGTCTTAAGCCTGGATTTGGACAGGGCTTATCTGGAATATGGTAAATATCTGGACATAATCTCAGACTCGGCTGAAGTAGAGAAACTCAAAGCTTCAGGTTATCAGGTAGAAGTGACAATCGATGATTTAACATCGTTTTATCAGAAAAGAATGCAGAAAGCGCTCAGTATGGGTGGTTTTCATACCTATTCAGAGACCGGGGCTGCCCTGGATTCAATTCATAACCAGTATCCAGGTATAACCACGTCTAAGATCATCCTCGGATATTCCTTAGAGGGAAGAGCCATCTGGGGGATGAAAATCTCTGATAATCCAGGGGTGAATGAAAATGAGCCAGAGGTTTTATATACTGCTTTGACCCATGCCAGGGAACCTATCGGAATTGAAATACTGCTTTATTTTATGCGATACTTATGTCAGAATTATGGCTCCGATTCCACAGTCACCTATCTGGTTAATAACAGGGAATTATGGTTTGTTCCCATAATAAATCCGGATGGATACGAGTTCAATCGGCTGAACAGCCCCCAGGGGGGTGGAATGTGGAGAAAAAACAAAAGACTCAATACAGGAGGCAGTTACGGTGTAGACTTAAACCGTAACTTTGGGTATAAATGGGGTTTTGATAACTACGGCTCCTCACCGAGTCCTGGGTCTGAGACCTACCGCGGAGCTGCTGCTTTTTCTGAGCCGGAGACCCAGGTCATACGAGCATTTGTCGATTCATCTAAATTTATCCTGGCAATGAATTATCATTCTTACGGAAACGATTTTCTATACCCCTGGGGGTATGATAATATCTACACTCCGGATCAACCAGTTTTCAAATCGATAGCAGACAGCGTTGGTGTCTTGAATGGATTCACAACCGGCACAGCCTGGGAAGTACTCTATCTCACCAATGGAGACTCAGATGACTGGATGTACGGTGAGCAAACCGTGAAGAAAAAGATCTTCGCCTTTACCCCTGAGGTAGGGGACCAGTTCGATGGCTTCTGGCCTGACCCTTCCAGGATCAGCACTTTGTGTGAACAGCAACTGCAGCCGAATCTTTTCATCGCATCTTTAGCCGGCAACCCTTACGTTCTACTGGCGCCTTCTGCTCCGATTCTATCGCAAATAGACAGTGTCTCTACTGATAGCTTCACCTTGACCTGGGCGGATCCCGACACGTTTAACCCCCCGCTGAGTTATTCTCTGATGGAGCTTGAGAATCTGGTTGTAAAGAAATTCGATGGGGAGAGTGGTTCTTCGGGCTGGGACACAATCGGATTTACCCTCAGCACCAGCAAAAGCTATTCGCCCACGCATTCCTTTTTCTCTGGCTCTGGAAATAGTTTGGACAATTATCTGACCACCTCGGATTTCATTTCGGTGCGACCAAATGACACTTTGGCCTTCTGGTGTTATTATAAAATCGAAACGGGGTATGATTACCTTTACCTGGAAGCCTCAGAAGATGGAAGCAGTTTTAATTCTATTCCCGGCAACATCACCACAAACGACAATCCTAACGGCCTGAATTTCGGAAACGGGATAACCGGGAGTTCTGCTGGCTGGATAAAGGGGATTTTCGATTTGAGCCAGTTCGGAGGAAAGG
Proteins encoded in this region:
- a CDS encoding dockerin type I repeat-containing protein — translated: MSRRFLVFLVPLLVLFFAPAAFSQDPGNPDTVRVEQKLTAGPSQQITVQVYVINDATLGGFVIPLSFYNSDNLDVKCDSIHWSTRFTSNLATMYAGSPGYENYVDTVNHKVNIWAVWYGTPLATGNGLICTIYFSTGSTWKSDIGIIIDTTLVPPTNQLEFTDAATANAFLPKYSPGCLGAALQVLSPNGGEVWYVGESHNILWRSVGFSGNVKLELSTNSGTSWSTIIASTGNTGTYPWTIPNNPSANNRVRVSDAADASPKDASNANFSIPDFTIGGTPSSRVIDVGASTSYTVNLGYLYGFAHPLTLSVSGLPSGASASFTPNPVNPPTTSSTMNVNTTGSTPAGTYTLTIQGVGSQTHTTNVTLVVNAAPSAFNLSSPANGSTVSTLTPTLTWQQATDPDPLDTVKYILYYTRKSDFSAFDSIPSISTTSRILPTLQDDTVYYWKVRAVDKWGKSTWSTGTWNFRVYYPQQPATFSLVSPTDRDTSWQLSDTLIWRKTSDPDPGDSILYDLYIDSRSGFPQPVIISNLKDTTYVFTGSDDSTYYWKVLAKDINTAGRWSTQTTWRFYIYVPQAPNPFALLTPEDEDTVILHPKMVWHKATDPDPGDQLKYRVYWSLDSLVYVDSATTATVNDTSYTLPGLINDTVYYWKVRVIDRFNLTAWSTEPYRSFRALNVAPASFTLISPSNAGTVSVLTPTLRWHKPYDPDPSDPISYIVYYSRDNTFATYDSTLATDTSKVLPILYDDSTYYWKVKAKDSYGATSWSLDPYWSFHVYYPQQPNAFTLVLPLNNSTSADSNITFFWRSTTDPDPGDSILYDFYYDDNSGFTHPTIISNLKDTSRTVTLRDDKSYYWKVLAKDINTAGRWSTDVFRVNTYVPQAPRAFSLRKPTDGDTLSSLNADLFWQKTTDPDPGDVIKYDLYYDTSQTFTAPVIILNLNDTAYSTPQLEPGAFFWWKVKAKDNNTAGTWSTQTYKFFVPSCVPGNINGDSQVNVTDVIHLINYLFKGGPPPQPISACGDVQCDGNVNVTDAIFMINYLFKGGPPPGC
- a CDS encoding immune inhibitor A; translation: MKKFFGLYLVLFFCLSFYSSTYADKPLQARVYFKDKSEMRKVLSLDLDRAYLEYGKYLDIISDSAEVEKLKASGYQVEVTIDDLTSFYQKRMQKALSMGGFHTYSETGAALDSIHNQYPGITTSKIILGYSLEGRAIWGMKISDNPGVNENEPEVLYTALTHAREPIGIEILLYFMRYLCQNYGSDSTVTYLVNNRELWFVPIINPDGYEFNRLNSPQGGGMWRKNKRLNTGGSYGVDLNRNFGYKWGFDNYGSSPSPGSETYRGAAAFSEPETQVIRAFVDSSKFILAMNYHSYGNDFLYPWGYDNIYTPDQPVFKSIADSVGVLNGFTTGTAWEVLYLTNGDSDDWMYGEQTVKKKIFAFTPEVGDQFDGFWPDPSRISTLCEQQLQPNLFIASLAGNPYVLLAPSAPILSQIDSVSTDSFTLTWADPDTFNPPLSYSLMELENLVVKKFDGESGSSGWDTIGFTLSTSKSYSPTHSFFSGSGNSLDNYLTTSDFISVRPNDTLAFWCYYKIETGYDYLYLEASEDGSSFNSIPGNITTNDNPNGLNFGNGITGSSAGWIKGIFDLSQFGGKDILLRFNYKTDESLADSGFWADDIYPVAQFQKSTLLADTISKKSYPVKKGCSGVYYYKLKAKDAQGQESPWSSRIRVAVGLNFVRGDANADGKVAIGDIVYLVSYLFKHGPAPAPLHSGDANYDGKVNLADIVYLVNYLFKGGPPPCVN